A stretch of Bordetella genomosp. 13 DNA encodes these proteins:
- a CDS encoding trifunctional serine/threonine-protein kinase/ATP-binding protein/sensor histidine kinase: MMNPLRPPMPPAAFGLRTEPARRGGPAALYGREASLRLLVDALARVRGRGEAELVLISGPSGSGKSALAESLAHAGGPARHAAGKSDLQQRDIPYAPLAQALSTLTRRALVAPPAEREAQRTACLAALAGQGRAVAEIVPEIVELIGPTAPLPNVPAPQAQQRALDAVLATLGAFASPAAPLVLLLDDIQWADGSTVALLQAFMTRPPRHVLVLATLRDGGSAGVSPGLGWLDHAHRAHTLPITRAALAPLDESALCRMVAARLDADPARIGSLAAAMHRITGGNPFFVQQLLRALLQDGVLRQQARGWTWDESALAQRYPPSLTALMAQRFALLPPAGTALMAHLACLGTRGRTRLLARIAARDEAEVAIELAPLVQAGLLVRDGDSYAFLHDRVLEAAYAMIPQDERAGRHARIADAMLELYGDQLAAHAFDVCNQIERSAGHEPTEPQRVAYARALVAAGRRAKNAAALAQAVRHVDAAHALMRPDWWQRHECVAYDATLLRCECLMAQADLARAEQEIDVLLTRSLPVTDRAAVYRLKAALQTVQSDYESAINTALAGLAMLDVHLQRGPGQEELRRAYDAVLRARGSRTIADLAALPPTDDRRIQAAMGLLSTLISSLFVTDGLSFLHTAKMVELTLDHGATPESAYGLSWFGVFIAGLYGEYEDGLAYGLAAMELIERRGYEAERIATLVAVDQVSPWTRPLWFALEHARKAVQQGRASGDVGMACYAGNHIVSDLLAMGQQLRLVDEEIEHGLALTRLVRYADIEHILHAQQCFVRRLRGSAAGAAAGSGASAGPAICVDDAVPLAERLTLSRSQPTRFWMALYEGMAHAYLGAWDDALPALAIADDLAWSAPAHINVADGKLFLALALARARNSGDPAARDARMASCRAAFERWAALNPLTFRSKLMLIDAELARVRGEPLAALECYEHAAQAAQTAGFPHDLALAHEFAAQLCDAHGLRTAAGQHVRAALAGYRRWGAEHKVAMLARIYPDRLTDAATRDGDARTGGRTDWESGLKAAQALSGEMVMDRLIEALMTNIVKHAGAQYGLLLLMRPEGPMIEASAREIAGTVSVHLGPIAPTEHALPLSVLRSVLRTRQTLVLADATLQAPSLQDLPDAPRLLRSVMCLPLLRGGELIGVFYLENNAAAGVFDEARSAALEVLAPQLAITLQTAQLYEQLLDENGRRARAELDLRNARAELARTSHLTVMGNLAASIAHEVNQPLTAIVASVDASVRWLRRAVPDIREALEDMGNVKQNALRAAEIIRALRALARQAPAVLAPLRPDVMLREVLEMVRWDIEAREVRLHARLQAGEARVEADRVQLQQVMLNLITNALDAMADTQADQRELEVASTLRDGHVEISVNDRGPGVDAEALPKIFDAFYTTKPHGMGMGLAICRSIVEAHGGTLEPRARAGGGTAFWFRLPAVLDSAADPARPG, from the coding sequence ATGATGAACCCCTTGCGCCCGCCCATGCCGCCCGCCGCCTTCGGCTTGCGCACGGAACCGGCCAGGCGCGGCGGGCCGGCCGCGCTGTACGGCCGGGAAGCCTCGCTGCGCCTGCTGGTCGATGCCCTGGCCCGCGTGCGCGGCCGGGGTGAGGCCGAGCTCGTGCTGATCAGCGGACCCTCCGGGTCGGGAAAGTCCGCGTTGGCCGAATCCCTGGCGCATGCCGGCGGTCCGGCCCGCCACGCGGCCGGCAAGAGCGACCTGCAGCAGCGCGACATTCCCTATGCGCCGCTGGCGCAGGCGCTGTCCACCCTGACGCGCCGGGCCCTGGTGGCGCCGCCCGCCGAGCGCGAGGCGCAGCGCACGGCCTGCCTGGCGGCGCTGGCCGGCCAGGGCCGCGCCGTGGCGGAGATCGTGCCCGAGATCGTCGAACTGATCGGCCCGACCGCCCCGCTGCCCAACGTGCCGGCGCCGCAGGCGCAGCAACGCGCGCTGGACGCCGTGCTGGCCACCTTGGGCGCCTTCGCCAGCCCGGCCGCGCCGCTGGTGCTGCTGCTGGACGACATCCAGTGGGCCGACGGTTCCACGGTGGCGCTTCTGCAGGCCTTCATGACGCGTCCGCCGCGCCATGTGCTGGTCCTGGCCACGCTGCGGGACGGCGGCTCGGCCGGCGTGTCGCCGGGCCTGGGCTGGCTCGACCACGCCCATCGCGCCCACACGCTGCCCATCACCCGGGCCGCCCTGGCGCCGCTGGATGAATCCGCGCTGTGCCGCATGGTGGCCGCGCGATTGGACGCGGATCCCGCGCGCATCGGCTCCCTGGCAGCCGCCATGCATCGCATCACGGGCGGCAATCCGTTCTTCGTGCAGCAACTGCTGCGCGCCCTGCTGCAGGACGGCGTGCTGCGGCAACAGGCACGGGGATGGACCTGGGACGAATCCGCGCTAGCGCAACGTTATCCGCCCAGCCTGACGGCCCTGATGGCGCAGCGCTTCGCCCTGCTGCCGCCGGCGGGCACGGCGCTGATGGCGCACCTGGCCTGCCTGGGTACGCGCGGCCGCACGCGGCTGCTGGCGCGCATCGCCGCCCGCGACGAAGCCGAGGTCGCCATCGAGCTTGCCCCACTGGTGCAGGCCGGGCTGCTGGTGCGCGACGGCGACAGCTACGCCTTCCTGCACGACCGCGTGCTGGAGGCCGCCTACGCCATGATCCCGCAAGACGAGCGCGCCGGCCGCCACGCCCGCATCGCCGACGCCATGCTGGAGCTGTACGGCGACCAGCTGGCGGCGCATGCCTTTGACGTGTGCAATCAGATCGAACGGTCCGCGGGCCACGAACCCACCGAACCGCAGCGGGTGGCGTATGCGCGTGCCCTGGTGGCCGCGGGCCGGCGCGCCAAGAACGCGGCGGCGCTGGCGCAGGCCGTCAGGCACGTGGATGCCGCGCATGCGCTGATGCGGCCCGACTGGTGGCAACGCCACGAATGCGTGGCCTACGACGCCACGCTGCTGCGCTGCGAATGCCTGATGGCGCAGGCCGACCTCGCGCGCGCCGAACAGGAGATCGACGTCCTGCTGACCCGCTCCCTGCCCGTGACGGACCGCGCCGCCGTGTACCGCCTGAAGGCGGCGCTGCAGACCGTGCAGTCGGACTACGAAAGCGCGATCAACACCGCGCTGGCGGGACTGGCCATGCTGGACGTGCATCTGCAGCGCGGCCCCGGGCAAGAGGAACTGCGCCGCGCCTACGACGCGGTGCTGCGCGCGCGCGGCTCGCGCACCATCGCCGACCTCGCCGCGCTGCCGCCCACGGACGACCGGCGCATCCAGGCCGCGATGGGCCTGCTGTCCACGCTGATCTCTTCTCTGTTCGTCACCGACGGCCTCAGTTTCCTGCACACGGCCAAGATGGTCGAGCTGACGCTGGACCATGGCGCCACGCCGGAATCGGCATACGGCCTGTCCTGGTTCGGCGTCTTCATCGCCGGCCTGTATGGCGAATACGAGGACGGGCTGGCCTATGGCCTGGCCGCCATGGAACTGATCGAGCGCCGGGGATACGAGGCCGAGCGCATCGCCACGCTGGTGGCGGTGGACCAGGTCAGCCCCTGGACCCGCCCGTTGTGGTTCGCGCTGGAGCATGCGCGCAAGGCGGTGCAGCAGGGCCGCGCGTCCGGCGACGTGGGCATGGCCTGCTATGCCGGCAACCACATCGTCTCGGATCTGCTGGCCATGGGGCAGCAGCTGCGGCTGGTGGACGAAGAGATCGAGCACGGGCTGGCTCTGACCCGGCTGGTGCGGTATGCGGACATCGAGCACATCCTGCATGCGCAGCAGTGCTTCGTCAGGCGCCTGCGCGGATCGGCGGCAGGCGCCGCCGCGGGGTCCGGCGCGTCGGCAGGCCCGGCCATCTGCGTGGACGACGCGGTCCCGCTGGCCGAACGGCTGACGCTGAGCCGCTCGCAGCCCACGCGCTTCTGGATGGCCCTGTACGAAGGCATGGCGCACGCGTACCTGGGCGCATGGGACGACGCGCTGCCCGCGCTGGCAATTGCCGACGACCTGGCTTGGTCGGCGCCGGCACACATCAACGTGGCCGATGGAAAATTGTTCCTGGCCTTGGCGCTGGCCCGCGCGCGCAACAGCGGCGATCCGGCCGCGCGCGATGCCAGGATGGCGTCGTGCCGCGCGGCGTTCGAACGCTGGGCGGCGCTGAACCCGCTGACTTTCCGCAGCAAGCTGATGCTGATCGACGCCGAGCTGGCCCGTGTGCGCGGCGAACCGCTGGCAGCCCTGGAGTGCTACGAGCACGCGGCGCAGGCCGCGCAGACCGCCGGCTTTCCGCACGACCTGGCGCTGGCGCACGAATTCGCCGCGCAGCTGTGCGATGCCCACGGCCTGCGCACCGCGGCGGGCCAGCACGTGCGCGCCGCGCTGGCGGGCTATCGGCGCTGGGGCGCGGAGCACAAGGTCGCCATGCTGGCGCGCATCTATCCCGACAGACTGACCGACGCCGCAACGCGGGACGGCGATGCGAGGACGGGCGGCAGGACCGATTGGGAAAGCGGCCTGAAGGCGGCGCAGGCGTTGTCCGGCGAGATGGTGATGGACCGCCTCATCGAGGCGCTGATGACCAACATTGTGAAGCACGCGGGCGCGCAATACGGCCTGTTGCTGTTGATGCGGCCCGAAGGCCCCATGATCGAGGCATCGGCCCGGGAGATCGCGGGCACGGTGTCGGTGCACCTGGGCCCCATCGCTCCCACGGAACACGCATTGCCCTTGTCCGTGCTGCGCAGCGTGCTGCGCACCCGCCAGACCCTGGTACTGGCCGACGCCACGCTGCAGGCTCCTTCGCTGCAGGACCTGCCCGATGCGCCGCGGCTGCTGCGCTCGGTGATGTGCCTGCCGCTGCTGCGCGGAGGAGAGCTCATCGGCGTTTTCTATCTCGAGAACAACGCGGCGGCAGGCGTATTCGACGAGGCCCGCAGCGCCGCGCTTGAAGTGCTGGCGCCTCAACTGGCCATTACGCTGCAGACGGCGCAGCTGTACGAGCAGCTGCTGGACGAGAACGGGCGCCGCGCGCGCGCCGAGCTGGACCTGCGCAATGCCCGCGCCGAACTGGCTCGCACCTCGCACCTGACGGTCATGGGCAACCTGGCGGCCTCCATCGCCCACGAGGTCAACCAGCCGCTGACCGCCATCGTGGCCTCGGTGGACGCCAGCGTGCGTTGGCTGCGCCGTGCCGTGCCGGACATCCGCGAGGCGCTGGAAGACATGGGCAACGTGAAGCAGAATGCCCTGCGCGCCGCGGAGATCATCCGCGCGCTGCGGGCCCTGGCCAGGCAGGCGCCCGCCGTGCTTGCGCCGCTGCGGCCCGATGTCATGCTGCGCGAAGTGCTGGAGATGGTGCGCTGGGACATCGAGGCGCGCGAGGTGCGCCTGCACGCTCGCCTGCAGGCCGGCGAGGCCCGCGTGGAAGCCGACCGGGTGCAATTGCAGCAGGTCATGCTGAATCTCATCACCAACGCGCTGGACGCCATGGCCGACACCCAGGCGGACCAGCGCGAACTGGAGGTCGCGTCCACGCTGCGTGACGGCCACGTCGAGATCAGCGTGAACGACCGCGGCCCCGGCGTGGACGCCGAAGCATTGCCGAAGATATTCGACGCGTTCTACACCACCAAGCCGCACGGCATGGGCATGGGATTGGCGATATGCCGGTCCATCGTCGAGGCGCACGGAGGCACGCTGGAGCCGCGTGCCCGCGCCGGCGGCGGCACTGCGTTCTGGTTCCGGCTGCCCGCGGTCCTGGACAGCGCCGCCGACCCGGCCCGGCCCGGCTAA
- a CDS encoding response regulator transcription factor: MVLIVDDDPALRQALGSLMRSVGMKVRLYASAADLLQEHLPDVPSCLVLDVRLRGPSGLDLQGRLAQSGARIPIIFMTGFGDIAMTVTAMKAGAVDFITKPFRDQDLLDAVAAALDKDRARRQGERRLDELRACHQSLSPREAEVMGHAVRGLLNKQIAAEIGISEVTVKIHRGQAMRKMKARTFADLVLMAQQLGVRASD, from the coding sequence ATGGTGCTGATCGTGGATGACGATCCCGCGCTGCGCCAGGCGCTCGGCAGCCTGATGCGGTCCGTCGGCATGAAGGTGCGGCTGTATGCCTCCGCGGCCGATCTGCTTCAGGAACACCTGCCCGACGTGCCCAGCTGCCTGGTGCTGGACGTGCGGCTGCGCGGCCCCAGCGGCCTCGACCTGCAGGGCCGCCTTGCCCAGTCGGGCGCGCGGATTCCCATCATCTTCATGACCGGCTTCGGCGACATCGCCATGACCGTCACCGCCATGAAGGCGGGCGCCGTGGATTTCATCACCAAGCCGTTTCGAGACCAGGACCTGCTGGACGCCGTGGCCGCGGCGCTGGACAAGGATCGCGCGCGGCGCCAGGGCGAGCGCCGCCTCGACGAATTGCGCGCCTGCCATCAAAGCCTCAGCCCGCGCGAGGCCGAAGTGATGGGCCATGCGGTGCGCGGCCTGCTCAACAAGCAGATTGCCGCCGAGATCGGCATCAGCGAGGTCACCGTGAAGATCCATCGCGGCCAGGCCATGCGCAAGATGAAGGCGCGCACCTTCGCCGACCTGGTGCTGATGGCGCAGCAGCTGGGGGTGCGGGCTTCCGATTAG
- a CDS encoding hydrolase → MSNPKLEVLTPHNSQLIIIDHQPQMAFGVQSIDRQTLKNNTVGLAKAARVFDIPTIITTVESESFSGYTYPELLDVFPDHKLLERTSMNSWDDQKVRDALAANGRKKVVVAGLWTEVCNTTFALCAMLEGGYEIYMVADASGGTSKEAHDYAMQRMVQAGVVPVTWQQVLLEWQRDWARRDTYDAVMELVKEHSGAYGMGVDYAYTMVHKAKQRTSSQHEALAPVHAPVTER, encoded by the coding sequence ATGTCCAATCCCAAGCTCGAAGTGCTGACCCCGCATAACAGCCAGCTCATCATCATCGACCACCAGCCGCAGATGGCCTTCGGCGTGCAGTCGATCGACCGCCAGACGCTGAAGAACAACACCGTGGGCCTGGCCAAGGCCGCCCGCGTGTTCGACATTCCCACCATCATCACCACGGTCGAATCCGAGTCGTTCTCGGGCTACACCTATCCCGAACTGCTGGATGTCTTTCCGGACCACAAGCTGCTGGAACGGACCTCGATGAACTCGTGGGACGACCAGAAGGTGCGCGACGCGCTGGCCGCCAACGGCCGCAAGAAGGTGGTCGTGGCCGGCCTGTGGACCGAGGTGTGCAATACCACCTTCGCGCTTTGCGCCATGCTGGAAGGCGGCTACGAGATCTACATGGTGGCCGACGCTTCGGGCGGCACCTCGAAGGAAGCCCACGACTATGCCATGCAGCGCATGGTGCAGGCCGGCGTCGTGCCGGTGACGTGGCAGCAGGTGCTGCTGGAATGGCAGCGCGACTGGGCCCGCCGCGACACGTACGACGCCGTGATGGAACTGGTGAAGGAGCATTCGGGCGCCTACGGCATGGGCGTGGACTATGCCTACACCATGGTCCACAAGGCGAAGCAGCGCACTTCCTCGCAGCACGAAGCGCTTGCGCCCGTGCACGCTCCGGTGACGGAGCGCTGA
- a CDS encoding alpha/beta fold hydrolase, giving the protein MTTHSDTQTSSATRLGSFVTAKDGARIYYKDWGAGRPVVFSHGWPLNADAWDAQMLFLAQNGFRVIAHDRRGHGRSDQPAEGNDMDTYADDLAALLEALDLRDATLVGHSTGGGEVAHYIGRHGTGRVAGAVLIGAVPPIMIKSDANPGGVPREVFDGIRKGVTDNRSRYYRELAVPFFGFNRPGATPDQGIIDAFWAQGMAGGILGQYLCIHEFSEVDYTADLRKFDVPTLILHGDDDQIVPIDNSGRLSAELVKDATLKVYAGAPHGMCVTHADRINQDLLEFLNR; this is encoded by the coding sequence ATGACTACCCACTCTGATACGCAGACCTCGAGCGCTACGCGGCTTGGCTCTTTCGTCACCGCCAAGGACGGCGCCCGCATCTACTACAAGGACTGGGGCGCCGGCCGCCCCGTCGTGTTCTCGCATGGCTGGCCGCTGAACGCCGACGCCTGGGACGCCCAGATGCTGTTCCTGGCGCAGAACGGCTTTCGCGTCATCGCGCACGACCGCCGCGGCCACGGCCGCTCGGACCAGCCCGCCGAGGGTAACGACATGGACACCTATGCCGACGACCTGGCCGCGCTGCTCGAGGCGTTGGACCTGCGGGACGCCACGCTGGTGGGCCACTCCACCGGCGGCGGCGAGGTCGCGCACTACATCGGCCGCCACGGCACCGGCCGCGTCGCCGGCGCGGTGCTGATCGGCGCGGTTCCTCCCATCATGATCAAGAGCGATGCGAATCCCGGCGGCGTGCCCAGGGAGGTGTTCGACGGGATCCGCAAGGGCGTGACCGACAACCGCTCGCGCTATTACCGGGAACTGGCGGTGCCGTTCTTCGGCTTCAACCGCCCCGGCGCGACGCCGGACCAGGGCATCATCGATGCCTTCTGGGCGCAGGGCATGGCCGGCGGCATCCTGGGCCAGTACCTGTGCATCCACGAGTTCTCAGAAGTCGACTACACGGCCGACCTGCGGAAGTTCGACGTGCCCACGCTGATCCTGCATGGCGACGACGACCAGATCGTGCCGATCGACAATTCGGGCCGCCTGTCGGCCGAGCTGGTGAAGGATGCGACCTTGAAGGTATATGCCGGCGCTCCGCACGGCATGTGCGTGACCCACGCCGACAGGATCAACCAGGACCTGCTGGAATTCCTGAACCGCTGA
- a CDS encoding amidohydrolase, with translation MNATPTPDLILFNGKFTTLDRACPEADAVAILDGRFSAVGRRDDVMRLAGADTQMLDLQGRRAIPGLIDSHMHIIRGGLNYNMELRWDGVRSLAEAMRMLKEQAARTPAPQWVRVVGGFTEHQFAEKRLPTLHELNAAAPDTPVFILHLYDRAMLNAAALRAVGYTKDTPNPPGGEIVRDAQGNPTGLLLAKPNATILYSTLAKGPKLPPDYQKNSTRHFMREVNRLGVTGVIDAGGGFQNYPDDYRIIEELHREGHLTVRLAYNLFTQKPKEELADFRNWTGKVRPGQGDDLYRHNGAGEMLVYTAADFENFRVERPDMPPSMEADLEPVVRLLAEKRWPWRLHATYDETISRALDVYEKVARDAPFEGLNWFFDHAETISDRNIDRIAALGGGIAVQHRMAYQGEYFVERYGSLAAEATPPIRRMLERGVKVGAGTDATRVASYNPWVSLYWLTTGKTVGGMQLYPQANVLDRETALRLWTEANTWFSSETGKKGRIQPGQLADLAVLSADYFSVPGDEIQDITSVLTLLGGKVVHGDGDYSDLAPDLAPPMPDWSPVRHVGGYQARATATRRAMTPMCGCASQCGVHGHAHARAWNSHVPTSEAGSFWGALGCSCWAF, from the coding sequence ATGAATGCCACTCCCACGCCCGACCTGATCCTGTTCAACGGCAAGTTCACCACGCTGGACCGCGCCTGCCCCGAAGCCGACGCGGTCGCCATCCTTGACGGCCGCTTCAGCGCGGTGGGCCGACGCGACGACGTCATGCGGCTGGCCGGCGCCGACACGCAGATGCTGGATCTGCAGGGCCGCCGCGCGATCCCTGGCTTGATCGACAGCCACATGCACATCATCCGCGGCGGACTGAACTACAACATGGAACTGCGCTGGGACGGCGTGCGCTCGCTGGCCGAGGCCATGCGCATGCTGAAGGAACAGGCCGCTCGCACGCCCGCGCCGCAATGGGTGCGCGTGGTGGGCGGCTTCACCGAACACCAGTTCGCCGAGAAGCGCCTGCCCACGCTGCACGAGCTGAACGCAGCGGCTCCGGACACGCCGGTGTTCATCCTGCACCTTTACGACCGGGCCATGCTGAACGCGGCCGCGCTGCGCGCGGTGGGCTACACCAAAGACACGCCCAACCCGCCCGGCGGCGAGATCGTGCGCGACGCGCAGGGCAATCCCACCGGGCTGTTGCTGGCCAAGCCCAACGCCACGATTCTCTATTCGACGCTGGCCAAGGGACCGAAGCTGCCGCCCGACTACCAGAAAAACTCCACCCGGCATTTCATGCGCGAAGTGAACCGCCTGGGCGTGACCGGCGTGATCGACGCGGGCGGAGGATTCCAGAACTATCCCGACGATTACCGGATCATCGAGGAACTGCACCGTGAAGGCCACCTGACGGTGCGCCTGGCCTACAACCTGTTCACGCAGAAGCCCAAGGAAGAACTGGCCGACTTCCGGAACTGGACCGGCAAGGTGCGTCCGGGCCAGGGCGACGACCTGTACCGCCACAACGGCGCGGGCGAGATGCTGGTCTACACGGCGGCCGACTTCGAGAACTTCCGCGTCGAGCGCCCCGACATGCCGCCCTCGATGGAAGCCGACCTGGAGCCGGTGGTGCGTCTGCTGGCCGAGAAGCGCTGGCCATGGCGGCTGCACGCCACCTACGACGAGACCATCTCGCGTGCGCTGGACGTGTACGAGAAGGTCGCGCGCGACGCGCCGTTCGAAGGCCTGAACTGGTTCTTCGATCATGCCGAAACCATCTCCGACCGCAACATCGACCGCATCGCCGCGCTGGGCGGCGGCATCGCCGTGCAGCACCGCATGGCCTACCAGGGCGAGTACTTCGTCGAACGCTACGGCTCGCTCGCGGCCGAGGCCACACCCCCGATCCGTCGGATGCTGGAACGCGGCGTGAAGGTCGGCGCAGGCACCGACGCCACGCGCGTGGCCTCGTACAACCCATGGGTGTCGCTGTACTGGCTGACCACCGGCAAGACGGTGGGCGGCATGCAGCTCTATCCGCAGGCCAACGTGCTGGACCGCGAGACCGCGCTGCGGCTGTGGACGGAGGCCAATACGTGGTTTTCGTCCGAGACCGGCAAGAAGGGCCGCATCCAGCCGGGCCAGCTCGCCGACCTGGCAGTGCTGTCCGCCGACTACTTCAGCGTGCCCGGTGACGAGATCCAGGACATCACCTCGGTGCTGACGCTGCTGGGCGGCAAGGTGGTTCACGGCGATGGCGACTACAGCGACCTGGCGCCGGACCTGGCGCCGCCCATGCCCGACTGGTCGCCGGTGCGGCACGTGGGCGGCTACCAGGCCCGCGCCACCGCCACGCGCCGCGCCATGACGCCCATGTGCGGCTGCGCCAGCCAATGCGGCGTGCACGGCCACGCGCATGCACGGGCGTGGAACTCGCATGTGCCGACGTCCGAGGCGGGCTCGTTCTGGGGCGCGCTGGGCTGCTCGTGCTGGGCATTCTGA
- a CDS encoding MFS transporter, protein MSTSPNPAPQRPFAPLGHATFAVLWVATILGNVGSFMRDVANAWLATELSSSPAAVAAIQAAATLPVFLLAIPAGVLSDILDRRRFLIVIQVGLGLVSGTLMMMAWRGTLTIEVLIGMAFLGGIGAAMMGPTWQSIVPELVPQREMRSAVALNALGVNIARAIGPATGGLLLAAFGAAATYAVDFVSYVVVIGALLWWRRAPRASDPLREHFFGALRAGLRYTRAHSKLHVVLLRAAVYFASGSAIWALLPLVARQLLEGGAGLYGLLLGTVGAGAIAGALLLPRLQTLLDADGLILAAALATALSMGMLSLAPPLWLALALFLLLGVAWISALTTLGGAAQAILPDWVRGRALAVYQMVFNGALAGGSLAWGAVAQGTNVATALLAAAAVLVASSLLAHRVRLPRGEEDLAPAQAWPEPQMAAGIAHDRGPVMIQIEYRVAHSDRQQFLRTVHRLSEERRRDGAFNWGVMEDSADPERLVEWFLVESWAEHMRQHRRVHHADADLQRELLRFHRGDAPPRVEHLLGLPLPPSR, encoded by the coding sequence ATGAGCACCTCCCCGAACCCCGCCCCCCAGCGGCCTTTCGCCCCGCTGGGGCACGCCACCTTCGCCGTGCTGTGGGTGGCGACCATACTGGGCAATGTCGGCAGCTTCATGCGCGACGTGGCCAACGCCTGGCTCGCCACCGAGCTATCCAGCTCGCCAGCCGCCGTGGCCGCCATCCAGGCGGCCGCCACCCTGCCCGTGTTCCTGCTCGCCATCCCGGCGGGCGTGCTGTCCGACATCCTGGACCGGCGCCGCTTCCTGATCGTCATCCAGGTGGGCCTGGGACTGGTGAGCGGCACCTTGATGATGATGGCATGGCGCGGCACGCTGACCATCGAGGTGTTGATCGGCATGGCGTTCCTGGGTGGCATAGGCGCGGCCATGATGGGGCCTACCTGGCAGTCCATCGTGCCCGAGCTGGTGCCTCAGCGCGAGATGCGCAGCGCCGTGGCGCTGAACGCGTTGGGCGTGAACATCGCGCGCGCCATCGGTCCCGCCACCGGGGGCCTGTTGCTGGCGGCCTTCGGCGCGGCGGCCACCTACGCCGTGGACTTCGTCAGCTATGTCGTGGTGATCGGCGCCCTGCTGTGGTGGCGCCGCGCTCCGCGCGCCAGCGACCCGCTGCGCGAGCATTTCTTCGGCGCCTTGCGCGCGGGCCTGCGGTACACGCGCGCCCACAGCAAGCTGCACGTGGTGCTGCTGCGCGCGGCGGTGTATTTCGCGTCGGGCAGCGCCATCTGGGCACTGCTGCCATTGGTGGCGCGCCAACTGCTGGAGGGCGGCGCGGGGTTGTACGGCCTGCTGCTGGGCACGGTAGGAGCCGGCGCCATCGCGGGTGCGCTGCTGCTGCCCCGGTTGCAGACGCTGCTGGACGCCGACGGCCTGATCCTGGCGGCGGCGCTGGCCACGGCATTGTCCATGGGCATGCTTAGCCTGGCCCCGCCGCTGTGGCTGGCGCTGGCGCTGTTCCTGCTGCTGGGCGTGGCCTGGATCTCGGCGCTCACGACGTTGGGCGGCGCCGCGCAGGCCATCCTGCCGGACTGGGTACGAGGCCGCGCGCTCGCGGTCTACCAGATGGTGTTCAACGGCGCGCTGGCCGGCGGCAGCCTGGCATGGGGCGCGGTAGCGCAGGGTACCAACGTTGCCACGGCATTGCTCGCGGCGGCGGCCGTGCTGGTGGCCAGTTCGCTGCTGGCCCATCGTGTGCGACTGCCGCGCGGCGAGGAAGACCTGGCGCCAGCGCAGGCCTGGCCTGAACCGCAGATGGCGGCCGGGATCGCGCATGACCGTGGCCCGGTGATGATCCAGATCGAATACCGCGTGGCGCACTCCGACCGCCAGCAGTTCCTGCGCACGGTCCATCGGTTGTCCGAAGAAAGACGGCGCGACGGCGCGTTCAACTGGGGCGTGATGGAAGACTCGGCGGACCCCGAGCGTCTGGTGGAATGGTTTCTGGTCGAGTCGTGGGCCGAGCACATGCGCCAGCACCGCAGGGTCCATCACGCCGACGCCGACCTGCAGCGCGAACTGCTGCGCTTTCATCGCGGCGACGCGCCACCGCGGGTCGAGCACCTGCTGGGGCTGCCCCTGCCGCCGAGCCGCTGA
- a CDS encoding XapX domain-containing protein, which translates to MKLYLVSLGAGILVGIIYALMQVRSPAPPVVALVGLLGMLIGEQVVPPARRLLAGEPVTVCWFKKECVPRITGVADAPPAVAPAAPPADKT; encoded by the coding sequence ATGAAGCTCTATCTGGTATCGCTGGGCGCCGGCATCCTCGTCGGCATCATCTACGCGCTGATGCAGGTGCGGTCGCCCGCCCCGCCCGTGGTCGCGCTGGTCGGCCTGCTGGGCATGCTGATCGGCGAACAGGTCGTGCCGCCGGCACGCCGCTTGCTTGCCGGAGAGCCGGTGACCGTGTGCTGGTTCAAGAAGGAGTGCGTGCCGCGCATCACCGGTGTCGCGGATGCCCCGCCCGCCGTCGCGCCCGCGGCTCCCCCCGCGGACAAGACATGA
- a CDS encoding response regulator transcription factor: MTAIPVIAIVDDDPAVRMALGRLLRSIDLDVRLYDKGESLLDDAGAPALDCIVTDVRMPGVSGFDLCSALRRRGMDMPVIFMTAFAQDGFASRAEQAGATCIIQKPFAATELLSCIERALGREADRG, translated from the coding sequence GTGACTGCCATACCCGTCATCGCCATCGTGGACGACGATCCCGCGGTCCGCATGGCGCTGGGCCGCCTGTTGCGGTCGATAGACCTGGACGTGCGGCTATACGACAAGGGCGAGTCATTGCTGGACGACGCCGGCGCGCCGGCCTTGGATTGCATCGTGACCGACGTGCGCATGCCGGGCGTCAGCGGCTTCGACTTGTGTTCGGCATTGCGTCGGCGCGGCATGGACATGCCGGTCATCTTCATGACCGCCTTCGCACAGGATGGCTTCGCATCGCGTGCCGAGCAGGCGGGCGCCACGTGCATCATCCAGAAGCCATTCGCCGCCACCGAACTGCTTTCGTGCATCGAGCGGGCGCTGGGACGCGAAGCTGACCGCGGCTGA